One genomic region from Diachasmimorpha longicaudata isolate KC_UGA_2023 chromosome 18, iyDiaLong2, whole genome shotgun sequence encodes:
- the LOC135170886 gene encoding uncharacterized protein LOC135170886, whose product MESTKQKGFSDAEQHVVLSQVISLNRSETKQIRVGLKVTCFGQFVPVVQFMGVRPKRAILSMTREEWTLFFNDLDAVTDYFDPEKFHPKINHNVPAKEFGAINVKFHRSFENPCVTSVRNDDANQTPIMMMGQSIITLKNKAAWINQWLDFLETLPLKEYNESLIRSITGIAMNYMEYNRMPATEDLYHRIRKNFENMYLMARDDLRRTIPHDNLAYLYQLFGEFFHNCFNYLDKFAGGAYRMPSY is encoded by the coding sequence atggaaagtaccaaacaaaagggattcagtgatgctgaacagcatgtggtattgtctcaagttatatctttgaatagatcagagacaaaacaaattcgtgtcggcttaaaagttacgtgtttcggtcaattcgtcccggttgtgcaatttatgggcgtacgcccgaaacgcgccatattgtcaatgacacgagaagaatggaccctttttttcaacgatttggatgcCGTAACCGACtactttgaccctgagaagtttcacccaaagatcaaccacaatgtacctgcaaaggaatttggggccataaacgtgaaattccaccgtagttttgaaaatccctgcgtgacctctgttcgcaatgatgatgcaaatcaaactcccataatgatgatggggcagagcatcattacattgaaaaacaaagctgcatggattaatcagtggctggatttcttggagacattgcctctcaaggaatataaCGAATCGCTTATACGATCAATTACAGGcattgctatgaattatatggaatataatagaatgcctgccacggaggatctttatcatcgcatacgcaaaaatttcgagaatatgtatctcatggctcgcgatgatctccgacgtacaataccccacgaCAATCTCGCATATTTGTaccaattatttggagaatttttccataattgttttaattatttagataaattcgcgggaggggcttacagaatgccctcatattga
- the LOC135170765 gene encoding uncharacterized protein LOC135170765: MRRVSEESEPSVSYYLPHHGVLKEDSITTKLRVVFNGSSKTTSGVSLNDILHAGGKLQTEGSDVLIWLRTFRLIVGTDIVKMFRQINVHQGDWDLQRILWKDEEGKIITYQLTTVTYGQTCAPWLALRVLQQLVEDEGHQYPLAAVSLTKGRYVDDIYGGADSEEQLKELINQLINLCMAGGMPLQKWISNQQGILQDLQLSTKSTSAVEFEDKTVKVLVLCWNPHSDSFIYKSRKPSTEQINKRTILSEIAQIYYPLGLIGPVIIRAKIFIQELWLLKIGWDDPLPLSHIKRWKEFRKEF, translated from the coding sequence ATGAGACGTGTCTCAGAGGAATCAGAACCATCAGTGAGCTACTATCTGCCTCATCACGGTGTCTTGAAGGAAGACAGCATCACCACAAAACTCAGGGTCGTCTTCAACGGTTCCAGTAAGACAACATCAGGAGTGTCACTCAATGACATACTTCATGCAGGAGGAAAACTGCAAACGGAAGGCTCAGACGTTCTCATCTGGTTGAGAACTTTTCGGTTAATCGTCGGAACGGACATCGTGAAGATGTTCCGTCAAATCAATGTTCATCAAGGCGACTGGGATCTTCAAAGAATCCTATGGAAGGATGAGGAGGGGAAAATCATCACATATCAATTGACAACGGTGACGTATGGGCAAACGTGTGCACCATGGTTGGCTCTACGAGTTCTTCAACAACTAGTGGAGGATGAGGGACATCAATATCCACTAGCGGCTGTCTCTCTAACAAAAGGGAGATATGTCGACGATATCTATGGGGGAGCTGATTCTGAGGAACAGCTCAAGGAACTCATCAATCAGCTCATCAATCTTTGCATGGCGGGCGGCATGCCACTGCAAAAATGGATCTCGAATCAACAAGGAATCCTACAGGATcttcaattatcaacaaaatcaACATCGGCGGTAGAATTCGAGGACAAGACGGTCAAAGTATTGGTATTGTGCTGGAACCCTCATTCAGACAGCTTCATCTATAAATCAAGGAAGCCATCAACGGAACAAATCAACAAAAGGACAATCCTCTCAGAGATCGCCCAGATTTACTATCCTCTGGGACTCATCGGACCGGTTATCATCAGGGCGAAAATCTTCATCCAAGAGCTGTGGCTTCTCAAAATTGGTTGGGATGATCCACTGCCCTTGAGTCACATCAAACGTTGGAAAGAATTCAGGAAGGAATTCTGA
- the LOC135170764 gene encoding uncharacterized protein LOC135170764, whose translation MGAAVYIRVDNHQSEPSIILVSAKTKVAALKKMTIPRLELTAAVILTNLVIYIRKMLEKENLQLFLWSDSTVALTWINGHPSRWKDFVQNRVIKIQNSLPAAEWKHIRGVENPADSVVEWSIIAEIINGKLAIININRIYGRSSTGGKASVCTSGGTESGETSRFLGEVLYTRQVAQDLGESSESHQQHERGASPKRMRSLESFGQVINRLINGQDIANNHPMARLIPYLDENQTIRLGGRLKRSNLQPEARNPSILPRQSRLTSLVIEEAHRKTLHGGVQATLAHIRHKYWIIGGRHPVKSHIRKCVICARHRAIRGQQLMGQLPPRRITSARPFKHVGVDYAGPMKISRWRGAGARQYHGYIAVFMCLATSAIHLELLTDLTSQAFIETYKRFTERRGICATLSSDNAKTFMGANNELGRLLDESRKEIHHIINELASNGTKWTFIHRNLVLTYEELNTLIIQIEAQLNSRPLCALSDDLDDYRALTPGHFIIGEPINAFPEPSLINQKMEGLTRWKMIARIAQQFWDRWSRECMHQYQTIYKWKRSTDDIKVGTLVIIIDERYPPTKWPLGRVSRVHQSDDNLTSVVDITTGAGGANTYTRHINKVVPLPVSTEEEVPEDHSSSSDDEGGRNV comes from the exons ATGGGTGCCGCAGTATACATCAGAGTGGACAATCATCAATCTGAGCCATCAATCATCTTGGTGAGTGCAAAAACCAAAGTCGCAGCACTTAAGAAAATGACAATTCCTCGCTTGGAATTGACAGCTGCTGTCATCTTAACCAATCTGGTCATCTACATCAGGAAGATGCTGGAGAAAGAGAATCTACAACTCTTTCTTTGGTCTGACTCCACGGTGGCGCTCACATGGATCAATGGACACCCATCACGGTGGAAGGATTTTGTTCAGAATCGAGTGATCAAAATCCAGAATTCATTACCAGCAGCTGAATGGAAACATATCAGGGGAGTCGAGAACCCAGCAGACT CTGTGGTGGAATGGTCCATCATCGCTGAAATCATCAATGGAAAACTGGCCATCATCAACATCAATCGAATCTACGGCAGAAGCAGCACTGGAGGAAAGGCCAGTGTCTGCACATCCGGTGGCACTGAATCTGGAGAGACCTCAAGATTTCTTGGAGAGGTACTCTACACTCGACAGGTTGCTCAGGATCTCGGCGAGAGTTCTGAGAGTCATCAACAACATGAGAGGGGAGCCAGTCCcaagagaatgagatctctt GAGAGTTTTGGACAAGTCATCAATCGCCTCATCAATGGACAAGACATCGCAAATAATCATCCAATGGCACGGCTGATTCCTTATCTGGATGAGAATCAGACCATTCGCCTAGGCGGGCGGCTGAAACGATCAAATCTTCAGCCAGAAGCCAGGAACCCATCAATTCTACCAAGACAATCAAGGCTCACATCACTGGTCATCGAAGAGGCTCATCGGAAAACTCTTCATGGAGGAGTACAGGCGACGTTGGCACACATCAGACACAAATATTGGATCATCGGGGGTCGTCATcctgtaaaatcgcatattcgCAAGTGCGTCATCTGCGCACGACATCGAGCCATCAGGGGACAGCAGCTTATGGGACAGCTGCCTCCAAGAAGAATCACATCAGCACGGCCATTTAAACACGTAGGGGTGGACTACGCAGGTCCTATGAAAATCAGCAGATGGAGAGGAGCAGGAGCTCGACAATATCATGGGTACATCGCAGTTTTTATGTGTCTGGCCACATCAGCAATTCACCTTGAACTGCTCACAGATTTAACATCACAGGCATTCATCGAGACATACAAACGATTCACTGAAAGGAGAGGTATCTGTGCTACACTTAGCAGTGATAATGCTAAGACATTCATGGGAGCAAACAATGAGCTGGGCAGGCTTTTAGACGAATCAAGGAAGGAAATTCATCACATCATCAACGAACTGGCATCAAACGGCACAAAATGGACCTTCATCCACC GGAATTTAGTACTCACGTACGAGGAACTCAATACACTCATCATCCAAATCGAGGCGCAACTTAACTCGAGGCCTCTCTGCGCTCTATCAGACGATCTTGATGACTACAGAGCCCTCACACCTGGACACTTCATCATTGGGGAACCCATCAACGCATTTCCAGAGCCATCACTCATCAATCAGAAAATGGAAGGTCTCACAAGGTGGAAAATGATCGCAAGGATCGCtcagcaattctgggacaggtGGTCAAGGGAGTGTATGCATCAATATCAAACCATCTACAAATGGAAAAGATCAACGGATGACATCAAGGTCGGAACACTAGTCATCATCATTGACGAGAGGTATCCACCAACAAAGTGGCCTCTAGGACGAGTATCACGGGTTCATCAAAGTGATGACAATCTCACAAGTGTGGTAGACATCACCACTGGGGCAGGAGGTGCAAATACCTACACCAGACACATCAACAAGGTGGTTCCGTTACCAGTCAGCACAGAGGAGGAAGTACCAGAGGATCATTCATCATCCTCCGATGATGAAGGCGGGCGGAATGTATAA